A region from the Cannabis sativa cultivar Pink pepper isolate KNU-18-1 chromosome 9, ASM2916894v1, whole genome shotgun sequence genome encodes:
- the LOC133031040 gene encoding uncharacterized protein LOC133031040 produces MYNEFVKNDCDIESVKKDSKASAYVAGFGMYCSRKWIELDNVLMPINLIDLAHWIMCIFDIRLRCLKVCNSMRFGRYKNSEKLVRAFAVMLPILLSHVNFYDQRKDIDKSTYYFQGRSETDPLEIVMVQDLPQQEQCDCGVFVIKYAEYFIHGLIDKIPKELDIPFVRKKLCVELFVHAKKKEVSGYESPSEYPGRMEKDGKKKK; encoded by the exons ATGTATAATGAGTTTGTTAAGAATGATTGTGACATTGAATCTGTTAAGAAGGACAGCAAAGCTTCTGCATACGTAGCTGGTTTTGGTATGTATTGCAGTAGAAAATGGATTGAATTAGATAATGTCTTAATGCCTATTAATCTGATTGATTTGGCTCACTGGATTATGTGCATTTTTGACATACGTTTGAGATGTCTTAAAGTGTGCAATTCTATGAGATTTGGGAGGTACAAGAACTCAGAAAAATTGGTTCGTGCTTTTGCTGTCATGTTGCCTATTTTGTTGTCACATGTAAACTTTTATGATCAAAGGAAAGATATTGATAAGAGCACATATTATTTTCAAGGAAGGAGTGAGACAGACCCTTTGGAAATTGTTATGGTTCAAGATTTGCCTCAACAAGAGCAGtg TGACTGTGGTGTTTTTGTTATAAAGTACGCTGAGTATTTTATTCATGGATTGATTGACAAGATTCCGAAGGAGTTGGACATTCCTTTTGTTCGAAAGAAGCTGTGTGTTGAGCTCTTTGTTCATGCTAAGAAGAAGGAAGTGAGTGGTTATGAATCACCTTCAGAGTATCCTGGGAGGATGGAAAAGGatggaaagaaaaagaagtag